The window aactcttgtaatactcatatcatcaagaataaatcaagcaggacgtagggttttacctccatcaagaaggcccgaacctgggtaaaacatcgtgttccctgcctcctattaccatccgccttagacgcgcagttcgggaccccctacccgagatccgccggttttgacaccgacaccgcataacaacatatgttgttccctttgtcatcggtatgttacttgcccgagattcgaccgtcggtatctcaatacctagttcaatctcgttaccggcaagtctctttactcgttctgtaatacttcatctcacaactaactcatttctcatttcttgcaaggcttatagtgatgagccttaccgagagggcccagagatacctcttcgatacacggagtgaaaaatcctaatctcgatctatgccaacccaacaaacaccatcggagacacctatagagtatctttataatcacccagttacgttgtgacgtttgatagcaaactaagtgttccttcggtattcgggagttgtataatctcatagtcataggaacatgtataagtcatgaagaaagcaatagcaataaactaaacgatcattatgctaagctaacggatgggtcttgtccatcacatcattctctaatgatgtgatctcgttcatcaaatgacaacacatgtccatggctaggaaacttaaccagctttgattaacaagctagtcaagtagaggcatactgggaacactctgtttgtttatgtattcacacatgtactaagtttccggttaatacaattttaacatgaataataaacattcatcattctCCTGTGAACAGAACACCCGCGTCACCTGGCCCTGGGCGACTCGGGCGGAACGCGGTTGCTAGCACCGCCGCCGCTCCTTTCTACACGCCTCGTCGCGCCGCTGCCGGAGGACGCCGCTGGCAAAGTTCACAtggccgacggcggtggcggggcgccTTCTCGCCACGGCCTCCGATCTGTAGGGCGGCAGCTTCGGGCGGCACGTTGGCGCGCGCCGGGACTCGGCTGGGTCGCGGCGACCAGCGACTATTCTCGACGTCCTCCTGTGGGGCGTGGTGACGGCTACCAGCGGCATGGCGGCGAGGGACCAGTGCAGCGCGACGGCCAGATCCATGCGCTTTGCGGTGGCAGTGCTCCTGCTAAGCATTGGACTTTGGCCATAGGGGCGCCTCAGTGGATTTTGGCCGTGGTGTTGTGGCCAGGTTCGCTGTGGTGCCGTGGTTCTTGCCTGGTGGACAGATTTGTCTTTCGTGCTTTAGATCCGGTCATGTCTGCTTTTGGTCTATAGGCCTAGATAGGGCTCTCTTTGGCCAGATGGCACTCACCGGTGATGTGCTCCACCGACGGTGTTGGTCCATGATGATCACTTCGGTCAGGGGCGGCCTTGTTGCGGATTGCGATGGCCACCGAAAGATCTTCGCGGGGATTACTCTCTTCAGATCCGGTGGTTTCGTTCGGCGACGAGATGCAAACGATGGACAACGACTTGACGCAAAGGATATGGTTGTACAGTGGCGAGCAGCTGCTAGGATCGTGGAAAAGCGGTGACGACAACATATGATTGACTTCGATGGTGGTGCTTTCGAGTACCCGGTCTCGAGTTTCGAGGTGAAAACCTATGTCTGACATGAGTGGTCATACATGGCAATGGTGATGTTTTTGCGTCAttcccttgttgaaggcattgctcgtaTATGCATAGACTGATTCTTCAGGATGAAAACTTAGAGTCCGACCTTTGGTGGTTGGATCCGGCGACGGCGACGCTCGAGCATCGCTCCCTTCatgaaggcgttgctgttgaagaactCTGTTGTCCTTatggtgtcatgagatggttggtgcggatatggtcattgttgtagtttgtCGATCGCGGATTTGTTCCCTTCGGGGTTTTCTCTCGCttaggcatagctttggtcttatatgactttgctatttgctagCCGGTTTTTGTGTGCgttggtgttggctgtgtgcatatTAGTTATGCGGAGGCCGGGTGTGTTCTCATCGTGTTTGTATcaacttgatgcttcattttgagtccataaaatccaccctttgtcgaaaaagtgatgtaagaaaatataaataacaacttttttattgtctgtagggcatatttccttcaaatgccTCTAGACATTTCTGCGTGAAATCTCTATATTCGAGACTTATTGTTGGCTCCCCTGCGGCCAAGTTCAAGCACATTTGGCGTGCTAAGATTCCTCTTAGAATAAAAAAAATTATGTGGAAAACTATTCACGAAAAACTCCCAGCCGCTGACCAATTCATAAGCGCAATGGTCCTAGGTCTAAATGGTGTGCTATTTGTGGTTCGCGTGAAGATTCTAATTATATTTCTTTGGATGTTATCTGGCCAAGCTCTTCTGGAGCTGCATCCAGTCGTGGGTGGGCGTAAATTGGTCTCCCACCTCATTGAGTGATCTTCAACCTAGTGCCGATCAGTTGGTTGGGAAGAGTAGGCATTTATTTTGGCTTGGTTTAGCAGCGATGTGTTGGGTCCTTTGGCCTACTAGGAGAAAACTTACTATTGATCATATTTTCCCTAAGGCTGGgtgtaatggagagtatcatatattagtattatgcatatgatactagtatatgatactacctccTCAATGCGTAGTATTATATATTAATattatgtagtactttatttattgtcatgcatgacacaaagcagcatatcatttattatgatacggtatcatgatatgatacttcactatctctttctttatttaatgctatgacacctcatcaaaattgtttaggtggcatgcatgatactagctatgatactattaTTACGACCAGCCTAATCGTCCGCATGATTTTTTGTTTAAATTGATATCCTTTTGGTAGTAGTGGAAATTATTGACTAAGGAGATGAATCGTAATGCTACGAAGCACTTGACCTCGCATGTGCAGTCTTCGGCTTATGCTTTGATTCAGCAAGATCAAGCTGCCTCCTCGTGATGTCTTAGAGTTTCTCGCTGCCGTAGCTAGTCTTTCCTTGTGTCTATTGGTAGGAGGTTGTTGGCCCAGTGCCAGTTATGTCTGTGAATAATGCCAAATCAAAGAAGAAATCCaaaagtttatgaatttgaaaaaagttcatgaatacaAAATAGGTTCACGAATTCGAGAAAGAAGTCTGCGCCTTAgcaaaagttcatcaatttaaaaaagttcatcaattcaaAAAATTACATCAGTTTGAAAAAAATCACAAAATATGAAAATGTTCAAGAAAGTTTCATTGATGTGAAAAAAGTTCACaatatttgaatttttttctatgaattttaaaaatgttcatgcattcgAAAGAATCCGCGAATTTGGAAAAAAGGTCATGATCTAAAATATCATGAATTTAACGAAaacttcatggatttgaaaaaatgaCAAAAAATATTGTAAAACtgaaagaagaagagaaaaaaagtGAAAAGGAAAAAATATAGAACAGGAAAGAAaccaaaaaaaggaagaaaaccaGCATGTAGAAGTTTCCCAAATCATAATACGGCATGTAAAACCTACACACGCACTATGTATGCGGTGTGAATGAGAAGACGAAaaagaaatgggccggcccattcccTGTTAGTTGGGGCTGTTAGCACACCTCAAGAAAATTTGGATACCATTGGTTGACCCGTTGTGtgcattttattttcttttatactTTGCTATTTCTTTCTCCCACCGAGAAATGGGACCCACACATATGCGTTGTCTAACATATCTATCCCCACCTTTTCTCATGCCACATAGAAAATCCCCCCGTTTGGATATGGCCTGGAGGTTAAAAATGATCGGGATTTTATAGTACATGTACACACTTCTTGGATTCATCTCCGATGAGCTTGACGGTGCGGAAAATCGTCAGATCCCTCGGTAGGGTACCTATAGCTAGCATAGCTGGGAGTCATAGATCGGAGGTCGCACGGGGAATTTCTCCAATTTCGGGTCTCCATGATGGAGTAATACCCTAGATCCTGATTGCATTTGTTATTGATGGTGGGTCTACCTCGAGCAAGGGATTAAAGAGAGATGTACAAGTCTATCGAGAATTGTTTCTGTGAGAGTAGATAGGAATGAGAGCTATCTTGACTCCCCTTATATACACATTGAAGGCCAGGTTTTTACAAGGAGAGATGTGATCTATCCCTTCCTTCGGGCTCCCTCCTGTCGGTGGACGCATACTGGGCCTTGTGGGCCTATCAACAGGCCTGTTGTTGGACCCTTCTAGCGAGCAACCCCCGATGTATGACACCATCAGAGCTCTAAATAAATTAGGTACATACTATATGGGTTCATCTTCAATGAGCTCTACATAGCTTAGATTTCACTGCACACACAcgcaatgatcatcacacttcttagcCAGAAGCCACACAACCGACTGCACACTGCAACATCCCTGTGACCCTTTGGCAGGGGCGTAGCCAGACAAAATTGGTTTTGGGTTCGGGCCTACCCCTATCAGACCCTGGCCTTTATGAACTTaagtactactcccttcgtttcttttCTACTCGGCGTATTAGGTTTCTCTAAAGTcaatcttttcaaagtttgaccaaACATACACAAATACTATTGTCTATTGACACTCACAGTATAAAATCTATTCATTAGATCCAttatgaaatatatttttatatcatatttatttgatattgtagatagtaatattttttatataattttgTTGGCTTTTAACAAATCTAATGCGCGAAGTAAAAAAGAAACAGAGAGAGTATATGGTCTAACCGGGAACACATCTGATGCTTCAGGGCATTTGGTGCTACTGATGCACCCGATCTCTATAGCTACCATTTGAAGCATTGAAAGAACACAAAAAATATATGTGTGGATGTAAGTATAATATATATGCACTATGGAAAAAACTTCCAGGTCCAAACTGAAAACAAAtactacctactccctccgtccgtgaatAAGTGTACAGTTAGCTTTTGCctgaagtcaaagttttaaaactttgaccaactttctAGAAAAAAGTAAAAACTTTTATGgcactaaattagtatcactagatccgttttgaaatgtactttcataatatttcaatttgatgtcatatatgttactactattttctataaagttgatcaaaattttaaatttttgacTAAGAccaaaagctagatgtacacttattcgtggacggagggagtatgtccctTCGTATAAGTAATTGAACTAAAAAACGACTTATATTAAAGGAAAGAGGGGGTATATAGAAATGAAAAGAAGAAACAATAGTGTGAATAGTAGCTACCGTGAATTCGGCCCGTTTTGCTATCGTTAGTGAGATTTGTCATTATCGTTTCTCATGTTATGTTTTGGCTCTGGATCTGAAAAAATCATAGTGATGTGTTCCTGTTAGTATTATGACATAAAAGGAGATTTAGACTTATTCGACAATTGTAAAATGGCTAAATCAAAACGGGTGCACCAGTAGCACCAAATGGCCCGGTGCAGCAGATATTTCCCCTGGTCAAATCAAGCGATAAAAAACTATGCATTCATTTATTGTTAATCACCAAGAGAGGATTACTGGGTTCAACTGCTATGTCAGATCAGCCCTTGCCATTTGGTGCTACCGTTCCAGTGTTCATGTGTCCGTGGGGTCGCACTGCCATTTCCACCAAGCTAGAGGAAAACTTCGTCGCTGTCGAATAAAAAGGATAAAAGAAGACGATCTCGTCTACTCCCTGGCCTTTTCAATAATCATGCGGTATATGTCTATATCACTCGACCCTCGGTACGTATATATGCAGCGAAAATATCATGCGAAATCAGCGCAGGAAAGGTGGCGTCCGGTGAAAAGGCTCTGCAGAAAGCGCAGAGTATCGCGAAGCAACGGGCGCGTCCCAGCCGCGGGCGTCGGCAGCGGCAGGATCACACGTCACGCAAACACGAGGTGGTAACCACATCGCCTCCTGCACCCGAGCGGAAGCCACGTGCCGGGCAGCTAGTGGCCGAGACCGGCCGCGCGCCATGCACCGACGCCGCATGCGGGTCGACGACTACGACACGGTGATGGCTCTCCACCCCCGTTTCTCCCGCGTGTCACATCACGACACCTCCACGACGTGTGCGCCTCAGCGGCCGACACGTGTGGAGTTCGTGCTTACTTTCTCTTCGTCCGGCCGACGCCTCATCACGCTATAAATAGCCAACAGCAGGGGAACTCCGTTCTCTCCTTCACCACGCACCGAGACCTACCACGGAAGCCGTACACATACACGCATTTTTCTCATCTGCAAGCAAGAGGCCGGCCCACGCGTTACACGTTTCGTACGTGATAGTGCTACATTCCGGTCGTCGCGCGCACAGCACGTCCGGCGAAGCTGATATCTGATGAGGCCCGACGCCGGCGTCGCGGGGAGCATGGCGTCCATGGAGTGGGAGCCCAAGGCGCTGTCCCTCCACGAGCTCAAGTACGCGAGGGTGAGGCACCGGCACCGAGGCTATCTCAGCTCTCCATCTTGCTCAATCTGTTAAGACCATTCTCTAAGATGTATTTCTATTATCCACTTGTGCAGGAGGCGGCGCTGTACGTCCTGAGAACGCACTCCTCGGAGGACGCCGTCCGAATCTTCACCGAGGTACGTATATAGACGGCCGGCTTTTGTTCATCGTCGATCGGCCGGCTTCTATCTCAACTTTGTGATCGACGAACCAGCTGGTATTTATGGAGCTTGCTGCGTGCTGCAGGGCCTCAAGCCGGTGCTGGGCGTCAGGAGGGACTCCATGGCCGACTCCGACGAGGAGGACGACCAGGGTGACGAGGACTACGACATGTTCAGTCCCTAcgcgtttcttgacgatgacggtgTCTACTGCCACCAGTATGGGCGCACCGCCGCCGAGGAACGAGATGTTGCTACCGCACCCTTCTAATTAGCTTTACACACCACCTATTAACTAGCTTAGATCACCTGtaaatatatatgatttttttatAATATGTATACGATTTTTTGATAGAAGTGGTAGTTACTTTCTCCACATTCGAGAAAGCATTTTTCTACAGATTCGGAAAGGCATGTGATGTAGAACTATGAAGATTTTAGAGATCGAGACAGCGCGAATTTCTGAATACAGATTCTTATGAAAACGGTGTTATTTATTGATGATGTAAACTACTCCTATTTATAGATGGGGAATGAATAGAGATTTTTATGAGAACAGTGTTATTTATTGATGATGTAAACTATTCCTATTTATAGATGGGAAATGAATAGAGATTTTTATGAGAACAGTGTTATTTATTGATGATGTAAACTATTCCTATTTATAGATGGGAAATGAATAGAGATTTTTATGAGAACAGTGTTATTTATTGATGATGTAAATGCTCCTATTTATAGATGGGAAGTATGTTTTTGTCCATCAGGTTCCCAGAAGTATAGAGTTGATCCTAAAGGGCTTTTTAGACATTTTGCTCTACAAGTCTCAAAACAGGATAAGTTTGATGTAAAATCAGATTCTGAGCTTGTTGGCAGGGTTTGACAGATAAATAGGAAGAAAtagcaaaaagaaaatcagaaaaataaaaaaataaaaaaatcgtgACAACAAAGATGCTTTGGGTATTCTAGGTGAGTAAGTTTTCGTGTTCGAATAACATCCGAGAAGCTCTAAAAAACAGTTTTGGCTTTTTTTGTCAATATTTGTTTTTTCTTGCTACAAACTCTTCGAATGTCGAAACACAACAAAATTTTCTCGCACCTAGCACACCCAAGCATCGGTTGCCACAAAATTGTAGATGTTTTAAAATTtgtttgctatttttttgaatttactgttcatcaatcaaacatggtcaacatggtcaaaccCACTCTACATGCTTAAAATCTGGTTTTGAACTAAATTTATTTGGTTTTGAAACTTGAAGGACCAAATATCTAACGAAAATCTTGAGGGACCACATCTATGTTTTTAGGTAACTCGAGGAGCAAATATATTGCCAAAAGGCATGAGCGAACAAGCATCTTTTTTTTTCAAAGATCTAATTTATTCACAAACAATCATTTATTCACAAACAATCAGAGTTTACAGGCTCTGGATACAACCAGGGAGAATGAGCACAAGTTCCCTCGATCCAGCGAACATATGAGCGGCCTCGTTAGCACTACGTCTTAAATGAATAAAAGAAACATCCAACTTTGTGATCAGAAGTATGACAATCAGGCTAAAAGATCAAGTTGTGGCACTAGCAGCGAAGTGGAGCATTCAACTTTGTGATCAGAGCACGAAGTCCTCATCCCGAGCAAAAGCAACAACACTTCATAAAGCTTCAGCAATTTTTGATATCGCCGGGCTCGAAGAAGAGGAGAAGACCGCATCCTCAACGTTCACACAAACAAGACCAATTGATGGTGGAGTCCGCTTCGGAACTGTACACCTTTTCTACAGCAAGCTATGCGCATGAAAGGTTTTGTTAAATTGTGATTCAAATTCTAGTAtcgtattggactagacgtagtacatacggtgtgggccttttgcgttggtaccgacgcgtacgagtacaactcgtttacttgtcctacaaGGACTCCTATGTGTTGCCCCTTATATATATCCCATGTAGTCGCATctcagacggtctgtcgtctcgtgcttgtaatactccttctTATAGTGATTGcaccttcgtgcgtccgtggttttctcccgcaaaggTTTTCATataaaaatccgtgtctctttgtctcgtttattctcgttattatctaacaagtggtatacagaGCTGAGGTTTAGATACGAGTTTGAGACCGGAGATTAGGGTTCCAATGTGTGCGCAGCCGCACGCATCTCAGGCGATCCGTCAATTCAAAGCCGGATCGATTTTCAGTGTGCAGGATGCCGAGACCGACAGAATCTCTGTTCGTACGCACGCGTATAAATCGCTCTAAGTTACAGCCGTCTTGTCTGATCCGCTAGTTGTTGTTGCTGCGTACAAGCTCAAGTCCCCAAGCACGCACATCTATCCGAGTTCCGCTGCTGCCGCGCGCAACCTGAGGCTGCTTCCGACCGTGACGTGAAGAGCGGATCAACACAGAGCAGTCAAAGTACTAGTACTACTTCACGTGACCTGCTAGTACTAGTTGAGTACTACTACTCACGAGGCCAAGCTGATCCAGAAgtccagattttcttttttctacaGTTTTTCAATTGCTACGGCCACCAGCGATTACCAGGTGCTATCTCTCTAGTTCTTTGTCCCGCAATATTAATTCTATTAAGAATTTTTCTATCGGtttgtactactttgtgtacaTAGTTTTATCGACTCATGGCATCCATGAAGTATGATCTTCCGCTGCTggaccgtgacacaaggtttaccctatggcaagtcaagatgcgggcgttgttggcacagtctgactatgatgaagcactggatagttttggaAAGAACAGAATTCAGGACTGGACtgatgaggagaaaagaattgattgtaaggctttgtcacaaatttAACTCCATTTatataataatattttgcaggaagttttgagtgagaaaactgccgccgctctatggttaaagctggaagggatttgcatgactaaagatctcaccaacaagatgcatctgaagcaaaaattattcctgcacaggttacccgagggaggtaatgttttgaatcatatttcagaatttaaagagatcatatctgatctagctgcaatggaggttaagtatgaagaggaagatactgctttaatgttactttgttcactgccaagttcttataccaattttagagacaccatattatatAGTCGTGATACTCTCgcgcttaatgaagtttatgaagttttgaactctaaggagaagatgaaattaatggtgcctcatgatggttcgagTTCATCCCAAGCTGAGGGATTTCTGTTCGTGGCAAGACAAAGGAGAAAaactccaataatggaaacagaggcaaaagtaagaaCGGCTACAGGGGCCAGTCATAATCCAGAGACAAGAAATATTGCAGGtattgcaagagagacgggcatgacatctctgagtgtttcaagttgcagaacaaggaaaagagaaaaggtaacaaacaaggtgaaaattctgctaacgttgctcgtgatgatagttccgatgatgctcttgccgttattgctggatgtgctgagaccaatgatgagtgggtacttgatactgcatgtacttttcatatgtgtccacatagagattggtttaatacttttgattccactacttctgctggttccgttttgggttttgataattcaccatgcaagattgaaggcataggttctattcgaatcaagatgtttgatggcataatcagaactttgatagatgttcggtatattctgaagatgaagagaaatcttatttctatgagtgcccttgatgcaaagggatacaagtattcaggtggagatagtgttttgaaagtcaccaaaggttcccttgttgtgatgaaaggtgacttaagttcgaccaacggtctttattacct is drawn from Triticum dicoccoides isolate Atlit2015 ecotype Zavitan chromosome 4A, WEW_v2.0, whole genome shotgun sequence and contains these coding sequences:
- the LOC119289017 gene encoding uncharacterized protein LOC119289017, which translates into the protein MRPDAGVAGSMASMEWEPKALSLHELKYAREAALYVLRTHSSEDAVRIFTEGLKPVLGVRRDSMADSDEEDDQGDEDYDMFSPYAFLDDDGVYCHQYGRTAAEERDVATAPF